A genomic window from Prosthecobacter sp. SYSU 5D2 includes:
- the acnA gene encoding aconitate hydratase AcnA produces MNTPSTFTTGTGATGKFYSLPELEKQGVGKISKLPVSIRIVLESLLRNLDGKKVTEKDVTNLANWNAKNPGDYEIPFTVARIVLQDFTGVPLLVDLAAMRSAVAKMGKNTKMIEPLVPVDLVVDHSVQVDFAGTQAALNQNLALEFERNRERYEFLKWGEQAFDTFKVVPPGIGIVHQVNLEYLAKGVLEKDGVFYPDTLVGTDSHTTMINGLGVVAWGVGGIEAEAGMLGQPVTFLVPEVVGVYITGSLREGVTATDLALHCTQMLRKHGVVGKFVEFYGPGAESLPLPDRATIANMAPEYGATMGFFPIDEECVNYLRGTGRTEELCATFKNYYTAQGMFGIPQKGEVEYTSDLSLDLGDIQPSVAGPKRPQDRITVDALKGTWNEILTKAAPQGYGKLPEVNNEAVPNLPETLDAIPDGSGVARAFGAQEGVITENSDKPAYPLWEVAVDSKGGEKDVITHGSVLIAAITSCTNTSNPSVMLAAGLLAKKANEKGLTVKPAVKTSLGPGSRVVTDYLTKTGLQVELDKLGFQTVGYGCTTCIGNSGPLDAGIEDVVKAEDIVAASVLSGNRNFEARVHQSIKANFLMSPPLVVAYAIAGTVDIDLSQDELVPGSGVFLKDIWPSLEEIREAMLSALSPDVFRALYTDFASQNPKWNEIPASTGLVYDWNESSTYIQHPPFFEDFSMEPNDIHEIIGARPLGIFGDSVTTDHISPAGAIKKASPAGRFLGENGVAQSDFNSYGSRRGNDRIMTRGTFANVRIKNLMLGGKEGGDTLLQPAGTEMSIYDAATAYMAAGVPTIIIGGEDYGMGSSRDWAAKGTRLLGVKAVITKSFERIHRSNLVGMGVLPCNFKDKADYDKVKDLSGATFSILGISNDTKPQAEATLRVTQADGTSFDIPLVVRIDTPVEIDYYRAGGILPYVLAQILRANA; encoded by the coding sequence ATGAATACCCCTAGCACTTTCACCACTGGAACTGGCGCCACAGGCAAGTTTTACTCCCTTCCCGAACTCGAAAAACAGGGCGTCGGCAAGATCTCCAAACTGCCAGTTTCCATCCGCATCGTGCTGGAATCCCTGCTCCGCAATCTGGACGGCAAAAAGGTCACTGAAAAGGACGTCACCAACCTGGCCAACTGGAACGCCAAGAACCCTGGTGACTATGAGATCCCGTTCACCGTCGCCCGCATCGTCCTGCAGGACTTCACTGGTGTGCCTCTTCTGGTGGACCTGGCCGCCATGCGCAGCGCCGTCGCCAAGATGGGTAAAAACACCAAGATGATCGAGCCGCTCGTGCCGGTGGATCTCGTCGTGGACCACAGCGTGCAGGTGGACTTCGCCGGCACCCAGGCCGCCCTTAACCAGAACCTGGCCCTCGAGTTTGAGCGCAACCGCGAGCGTTATGAGTTCCTCAAGTGGGGTGAGCAGGCTTTTGATACCTTTAAAGTCGTGCCTCCCGGCATCGGCATCGTCCACCAGGTGAACCTGGAATACCTGGCCAAAGGCGTGCTGGAAAAGGACGGCGTCTTTTACCCGGATACCCTCGTCGGTACGGACAGCCACACCACCATGATCAACGGCCTGGGCGTCGTCGCCTGGGGCGTTGGTGGCATTGAGGCGGAAGCCGGCATGCTCGGCCAGCCCGTCACCTTCCTGGTACCGGAAGTCGTCGGCGTTTACATCACCGGTTCCCTGCGTGAAGGCGTGACCGCCACCGATCTGGCCCTGCATTGCACCCAGATGCTGCGCAAGCACGGCGTGGTGGGCAAGTTTGTCGAGTTCTATGGCCCAGGCGCTGAAAGCCTGCCGCTGCCAGACCGCGCCACCATCGCCAACATGGCCCCTGAATACGGTGCCACCATGGGCTTCTTCCCGATTGATGAAGAGTGCGTCAATTACCTCCGTGGCACCGGCCGCACCGAGGAACTCTGCGCCACCTTCAAAAACTACTACACCGCCCAGGGCATGTTCGGCATCCCGCAGAAGGGCGAGGTGGAATACACCAGCGACCTGTCTCTGGATCTCGGTGACATTCAGCCTTCTGTCGCCGGACCGAAGCGCCCACAGGACCGCATCACTGTGGATGCCCTCAAAGGCACCTGGAATGAAATCCTCACCAAAGCCGCCCCCCAGGGCTACGGCAAGCTGCCTGAGGTCAATAACGAAGCGGTCCCCAACCTGCCTGAGACCCTGGATGCTATCCCGGACGGCTCTGGTGTGGCTCGTGCTTTTGGTGCCCAAGAAGGTGTCATTACTGAAAACAGCGACAAGCCGGCCTATCCCCTCTGGGAAGTGGCGGTGGACAGCAAAGGCGGCGAAAAAGACGTCATCACCCACGGCAGCGTGCTCATTGCCGCCATCACCAGCTGCACTAACACCAGCAACCCCAGCGTCATGCTGGCCGCCGGTCTCCTGGCCAAAAAAGCCAACGAAAAAGGCCTCACCGTCAAGCCCGCTGTCAAAACCAGCCTCGGCCCAGGCAGCCGTGTGGTGACCGATTACCTCACCAAAACCGGCCTCCAGGTGGAGCTGGACAAGCTCGGTTTCCAGACCGTCGGCTACGGCTGCACCACTTGCATTGGCAACTCCGGCCCTCTGGATGCAGGCATCGAAGACGTCGTCAAAGCGGAAGACATCGTCGCCGCCAGCGTGCTCTCCGGTAACCGCAACTTCGAAGCCCGCGTGCATCAGAGCATCAAGGCCAACTTCCTCATGAGCCCGCCGCTGGTCGTGGCCTACGCCATTGCCGGCACTGTGGACATTGACCTCAGCCAGGATGAACTCGTTCCCGGCAGCGGTGTTTTCCTCAAGGACATCTGGCCCAGCCTTGAAGAGATCCGCGAGGCCATGCTCTCCGCCCTTTCCCCGGACGTCTTCCGCGCTCTTTACACCGACTTCGCCAGCCAGAATCCAAAGTGGAACGAGATCCCGGCCTCCACTGGCCTGGTTTACGACTGGAACGAATCCAGCACTTACATCCAGCATCCTCCTTTCTTTGAGGACTTCAGCATGGAGCCGAACGACATCCATGAGATCATCGGTGCCCGTCCCCTCGGCATCTTTGGCGACTCCGTCACCACCGACCACATCAGCCCTGCCGGTGCCATCAAGAAAGCCAGCCCCGCAGGCCGCTTCCTCGGCGAAAACGGCGTGGCCCAGAGCGACTTCAACAGCTACGGCAGCCGTCGTGGCAATGACCGCATCATGACCCGTGGCACCTTCGCCAACGTGCGCATCAAGAACCTCATGCTCGGCGGCAAGGAAGGTGGCGACACCCTCCTCCAGCCTGCTGGCACCGAGATGAGCATCTACGACGCAGCGACCGCCTACATGGCCGCAGGCGTTCCCACCATCATCATCGGCGGTGAAGACTACGGCATGGGCTCCAGCCGTGACTGGGCCGCCAAAGGCACCCGTCTCCTGGGCGTCAAAGCCGTCATCACCAAGTCCTTCGAGCGCATCCACCGCAGCAACCTGGTCGGAATGGGCGTCCTGCCTTGCAACTTCAAGGACAAGGCTGACTACGACAAGGTCAAGGATCTCTCCGGAGCTACCTTCAGCATCCTCGGCATCTCCAATGACACCAAGCCCCAGGCCGAAGCCACCCTCCGCGTCACCCAAGCAGACGGCACCAGCTTCGACATCCCTCTCGTCGTCCGCATTGATACCCCCGTGGAGATCGATTACTATCGCGCTGGCGGCATCCTCCCCTACGTCCTCGCCCAGATCCTTCGCGCCAACGCTTGA
- a CDS encoding glutathione peroxidase: MKTLVTLLAMITFAAPAADLQDIPLKTIDGKDASLKDHADKVLLIVNVASECGYTGQYSGLQALHDKYAKEGFAVLGFPCNDFGGQEPGSEAEIKTFCTSRYNVTFPMFAKVSITGTDKHPLFAALTSTGEVQWNFEKFLVGKNGKLIARYGSDAEPEGGEIEAAVKNALGK, from the coding sequence ATGAAAACCCTTGTCACCCTGCTCGCCATGATCACCTTTGCCGCCCCGGCTGCCGACCTTCAGGACATTCCTTTGAAGACCATTGACGGCAAAGACGCGAGCCTCAAAGACCACGCGGATAAAGTGCTGCTCATCGTCAATGTCGCCTCGGAGTGCGGCTATACCGGCCAGTATTCGGGCCTCCAGGCGCTGCATGACAAATATGCGAAGGAGGGTTTCGCAGTGCTGGGATTTCCCTGCAATGACTTTGGCGGGCAGGAACCGGGATCGGAGGCTGAAATCAAAACCTTCTGCACCAGCCGCTACAATGTGACCTTCCCCATGTTTGCAAAGGTCTCCATCACCGGCACGGACAAGCACCCTCTGTTCGCCGCGCTCACATCCACAGGCGAAGTGCAGTGGAACTTCGAGAAATTCCTGGTTGGCAAGAATGGCAAGCTCATCGCCCGGTATGGCTCGGATGCGGAACCGGAGGGCGGCGAAATCGAAGCTGCTGTTAAAAATGCGCTTGGGAAATGA
- the acs gene encoding acetate--CoA ligase, which produces MTENRVFKPSAEFSKKAQVGSMAEYRRMHEESIKHPDKFFGREAKELTWQKPYTKVLEWKCPNAKWFVGGKLNVSENCLDRHLTGVNKTKAALIWEGEPGEKRVLTYQQLHREVCRFANVLKRNNVKKGDRVMIYMPMIPEAAIAMLACTRIGAVHSVVFGGFSAESIKDRVMDCGAKIIITSDGGYRRGSVVPLKKNVDDALKANDTGVDKVIVFRRTGQDVHIEQGRDVWWHRELEYVDAHCAAAAMDSEAPLFILYTSGSTGKPKGILHSTGGYLLHAQMTCKYVFDLRADDVYWCTADVGWVTGHSYMVYGPLALGATSLMYEGAPNWPENDRFWRIIEEYAVTVFYTAPTAIRAFMKWGDEWLKKHDLSSLRLLGTVGEPINPEAWMWYHTQVGGGKCPIVDTWWQTETGGHMITPLPGATPTKPGTATLPFFGVDVAIVDDLGNEVGKDEQGKLVIRKPWPGMLRGIWGDKKRYQETYWSEFDGWYFAGDGARRDKDGYIWIIGRIDDVLNVAGHRLGTAEVESALVSHPAVAEAAVVGRPDEMKGQGIVCFVTVKEGIATGRELADDLKKHVRKVIGPVATPDEIRFAAALPKTRSGKIMRRLLKQIAAGEVIKGDTTTLEDLSVIAQLAASGED; this is translated from the coding sequence ATGACGGAAAACCGCGTTTTTAAACCGAGCGCAGAATTTTCCAAAAAGGCCCAGGTGGGCAGCATGGCGGAGTATCGCCGGATGCATGAGGAATCCATCAAGCATCCCGACAAGTTCTTCGGCCGTGAGGCCAAGGAGCTGACCTGGCAGAAGCCCTACACGAAGGTGCTGGAATGGAAGTGCCCGAATGCGAAGTGGTTCGTGGGCGGAAAACTGAATGTCAGTGAAAACTGCCTGGACCGCCACCTCACTGGCGTGAACAAGACCAAGGCGGCGCTCATCTGGGAAGGTGAGCCGGGAGAAAAACGCGTGCTGACTTATCAGCAGCTTCATCGTGAGGTGTGCCGCTTTGCCAATGTGCTGAAGCGCAACAACGTCAAAAAAGGCGACCGGGTGATGATCTACATGCCGATGATCCCGGAAGCGGCGATCGCCATGCTGGCTTGTACCCGCATCGGCGCGGTGCACAGCGTGGTCTTTGGCGGATTCAGCGCGGAGAGCATCAAGGACCGCGTGATGGACTGCGGGGCCAAGATCATCATCACCTCCGATGGCGGCTACCGCCGCGGCAGTGTGGTGCCTTTGAAGAAGAATGTAGATGATGCGCTGAAGGCCAACGATACCGGTGTGGACAAGGTGATCGTCTTCCGTCGCACAGGTCAGGATGTGCACATCGAGCAGGGCCGCGATGTCTGGTGGCATCGTGAGCTGGAATACGTGGACGCCCACTGCGCTGCGGCGGCGATGGATTCTGAAGCGCCTCTTTTCATCCTTTATACCAGCGGCAGCACGGGCAAGCCGAAGGGCATTCTTCACAGCACGGGCGGTTACCTTCTGCACGCGCAGATGACCTGCAAGTATGTCTTCGATCTGCGCGCAGACGACGTTTACTGGTGCACCGCCGATGTGGGCTGGGTCACCGGTCACAGCTACATGGTCTATGGGCCGCTGGCTCTGGGTGCTACCTCCCTGATGTATGAAGGCGCGCCGAACTGGCCGGAGAATGACCGCTTCTGGCGGATCATCGAGGAATACGCCGTCACCGTTTTCTACACCGCACCGACCGCCATCCGCGCCTTCATGAAGTGGGGTGATGAGTGGCTGAAGAAGCATGATCTTTCCAGCCTGCGCCTGCTGGGTACGGTGGGTGAGCCGATCAACCCGGAAGCCTGGATGTGGTATCACACCCAGGTGGGCGGCGGCAAGTGCCCCATCGTGGACACCTGGTGGCAGACGGAAACCGGCGGTCACATGATCACGCCTCTCCCTGGCGCTACTCCGACGAAACCCGGCACCGCCACCCTGCCCTTCTTCGGCGTGGATGTGGCCATCGTGGACGATCTGGGCAATGAAGTGGGCAAGGACGAGCAGGGCAAACTGGTCATCCGCAAACCCTGGCCGGGCATGCTGCGCGGCATCTGGGGCGACAAGAAGCGCTATCAAGAAACCTACTGGAGCGAATTCGACGGCTGGTACTTTGCCGGTGACGGCGCCCGTCGCGACAAGGACGGCTACATCTGGATCATTGGCCGCATTGATGACGTTCTCAACGTCGCCGGCCACCGCCTGGGCACTGCCGAAGTGGAAAGCGCCCTCGTTTCCCACCCAGCCGTGGCTGAGGCCGCAGTCGTGGGCCGTCCGGATGAAATGAAGGGCCAGGGCATCGTCTGCTTTGTCACTGTGAAGGAAGGCATCGCCACCGGCCGCGAGCTGGCGGACGATCTCAAGAAGCACGTGCGCAAGGTCATCGGCCCGGTCGCCACGCCGGATGAGATCCGCTTCGCCGCTGCGCTGCCGAAGACACGCTCTGGCAAGATCATGCGCCGCCTGCTGAAGCAGATCGCCGCTGGTGAAGTCATCAAGGGAGACACCACCACCCTGGAGGACCTGAGCGTCATCGCCCAGCTCGCCGCCAGCGGAGAGGATTGA
- a CDS encoding aspartate-semialdehyde dehydrogenase, producing MSNLKHVAVVGATGAVGAEMLRCLEQRHFPVGQLTLLASARSAGKTLKFKGEDVTIKELTPESFAGVDIALFSAGGGISRDFAPHAVKAGAVVVDNSSYFRMDPNVPLVVPEINAEDVKGHQGIIANPNCTTAISLMALYPLHQAFGVKRIIASSYQAVSGTGAQAIEELAKQSREWASENREWDAAKLDSKPHVYPHQIAFNAIPHVDSFLDNGYTKEEMKMENEGRKIMHHPDFRASVTCVRIPVFRSHSISISAEFEKPVDLAIAREVLSKAPGLDVLDDPANKVYPLALDIAGRDNCAIGRLRLDCALGNGLSFWVVGDQLLKGAALNAVQIAECL from the coding sequence ATGAGCAACCTCAAGCACGTCGCAGTCGTCGGCGCCACCGGAGCGGTGGGTGCGGAAATGCTGCGCTGTCTGGAACAGCGCCACTTCCCTGTCGGCCAGCTAACCCTTCTCGCCAGCGCCCGAAGCGCCGGCAAGACCCTGAAATTCAAGGGTGAAGACGTGACGATCAAGGAACTGACCCCAGAAAGCTTCGCCGGTGTGGACATCGCCCTGTTCAGTGCAGGCGGCGGCATCTCCCGCGACTTCGCCCCGCATGCCGTCAAGGCTGGAGCCGTCGTGGTGGACAATTCCTCCTACTTCCGCATGGATCCCAACGTCCCCCTGGTGGTGCCGGAGATCAATGCCGAGGACGTCAAAGGCCACCAGGGCATCATTGCCAATCCGAATTGCACCACCGCCATCTCGCTCATGGCACTGTATCCGCTGCATCAGGCCTTTGGTGTGAAGCGCATTATTGCCTCCAGCTACCAGGCCGTCTCCGGCACCGGTGCCCAGGCCATCGAAGAACTCGCAAAGCAGAGCCGCGAATGGGCTTCCGAAAACCGCGAGTGGGACGCCGCCAAGCTGGACTCCAAGCCGCATGTGTATCCCCATCAGATCGCCTTCAATGCCATCCCGCATGTGGATTCCTTCCTGGATAACGGCTACACCAAAGAGGAGATGAAAATGGAGAACGAGGGGCGCAAAATCATGCACCACCCGGACTTCCGCGCCTCCGTCACCTGCGTTCGCATCCCGGTCTTCCGCAGCCACAGCATCTCCATCAGCGCCGAGTTTGAAAAGCCGGTGGACCTCGCCATCGCCCGCGAAGTCCTCTCCAAGGCCCCCGGCCTGGACGTGCTGGACGACCCCGCCAACAAGGTCTATCCCCTGGCCCTGGACATCGCCGGTCGCGACAACTGCGCCATCGGCCGCTTGCGTCTCGATTGCGCCCTGGGTAATGGCCTCAGCTTCTGGGTCGTCGGCGATCAGCTCCTGAAAGGAGCTGCGCTCAATGCCGTCCAGATCGCCGAGTGCCTGTAA
- the leuS gene encoding leucine--tRNA ligase, translating to MSSEQRKAFPFSEFEPKWQSEWDARQAFRTPNPGDADFDASKPKYYVLDMFPYPSGAGLHVGHPEGYTATDIIGRYKKMTGHNVLHPMGWDAFGLPAEQYAIKTGQHPRVTTEANIDGFRGQLKRLGFAYDWSREVNTTDPDYFKWTQWIFTKLYNSYVNEAGKAAPISELEAQGLSRAEIDARRLAYVSEAPVNWCPELGTVLANEEVVDGKSEVGGFPVERRPMRQWMLRITAFAQRLIDELDGLDWPESIRLLQRNWIGRSEGAEVKFSLVGNDQTVTVFTTRPDTLFGATYMVIAPEHPLVDAITTPEQKEAVAAYQKAVGSKSDLERTELAKEKTGVFTGGFVINPVNDEKIPVWIADYVMMGYGTGAIMAVPAHDERDWEFATKFALPIREVVASAPKLGGEGGAVCEMEPAECFANEGFAVNSGFLNGMATKEAKKKMATWLEEKGVGKAMVNFKLRDWLFSRQRYWGEPFPIVWENGEHRSIPETELPLLPPTLEDFKPTGTPEPPLSKATDWVKYSETATRELNTMPQWAGSCWYYLRYCDAQNNQRFVSEEAEKYWMGGGKPGGVDLYVGGTEHAVLHLLYARFWHKVLFDLGYVSTPEPFQRLVNQGLIMGEDGQKMSKSRGNVVNPDDVVKEYGADSLRLYEMFMGPLEQVKPWSMKGVEGVYRFLARVWRLVMEQNAEGEWSVSAALQDVPADKQVTKVLHETIKKCGEDIEKLSFNTAIAQMMVCTNAFTGAAVKPASAIVTFLKVLGPFAPHLAEELNARIASKFPELAVSGLLSDTTWPVYDPAALIEDEVEIVFQVNGKLRDKARVAIQATKEEIEKIALASPRVQEFMEGKPVKKLIVVPGKLVNIVV from the coding sequence ATGAGCAGCGAGCAGCGTAAAGCATTCCCCTTTTCTGAATTTGAGCCGAAGTGGCAGTCCGAGTGGGACGCCAGACAGGCTTTCCGTACCCCGAATCCGGGGGACGCGGACTTTGATGCGTCCAAGCCGAAGTACTACGTGCTCGACATGTTCCCGTATCCCAGCGGCGCGGGCCTGCATGTGGGCCACCCGGAAGGTTATACCGCCACGGACATCATCGGCCGGTATAAAAAAATGACGGGTCACAACGTCCTGCACCCGATGGGCTGGGACGCCTTCGGTCTGCCGGCGGAGCAGTACGCCATCAAGACCGGCCAGCATCCGCGCGTGACGACGGAGGCGAACATTGATGGCTTCCGTGGCCAGCTCAAGCGCCTGGGTTTCGCCTATGACTGGAGCCGCGAGGTCAACACCACGGACCCAGATTATTTCAAATGGACGCAGTGGATCTTCACCAAGCTGTACAACAGTTATGTGAACGAGGCAGGCAAAGCCGCTCCCATCAGCGAGCTGGAAGCCCAGGGTCTGAGCCGTGCGGAGATTGACGCACGTCGTCTGGCCTATGTGAGCGAGGCCCCGGTGAACTGGTGCCCGGAGCTGGGCACCGTGCTGGCCAATGAAGAAGTGGTGGACGGCAAGAGCGAGGTGGGCGGCTTCCCCGTGGAGCGCCGCCCCATGCGCCAGTGGATGCTGCGCATCACCGCCTTTGCCCAGCGCCTGATTGATGAACTGGACGGCCTGGACTGGCCGGAAAGCATCCGCCTGCTGCAGCGCAACTGGATCGGCCGGAGCGAGGGCGCGGAGGTGAAGTTTTCCCTGGTCGGCAATGACCAGACCGTTACCGTCTTCACCACCCGTCCAGACACCCTGTTCGGCGCGACCTACATGGTCATCGCCCCGGAGCATCCGCTGGTGGATGCCATCACCACACCGGAGCAGAAAGAAGCTGTGGCCGCTTACCAAAAGGCCGTCGGCTCCAAGTCCGACCTGGAGCGCACCGAGCTGGCCAAGGAGAAGACCGGCGTCTTCACTGGCGGCTTCGTCATCAATCCCGTCAATGACGAAAAGATCCCGGTGTGGATCGCCGACTACGTCATGATGGGCTACGGCACCGGTGCCATCATGGCCGTTCCTGCACATGATGAACGGGACTGGGAATTTGCCACGAAGTTTGCCCTGCCGATCCGCGAGGTCGTTGCCTCTGCGCCGAAGCTGGGCGGTGAAGGAGGGGCCGTCTGTGAGATGGAACCTGCGGAGTGTTTTGCCAACGAAGGCTTCGCCGTGAACTCCGGTTTTCTGAATGGAATGGCCACAAAGGAAGCCAAAAAGAAAATGGCCACCTGGCTGGAAGAAAAAGGCGTGGGCAAGGCCATGGTGAACTTCAAACTGCGCGACTGGTTGTTCAGCCGTCAGCGGTATTGGGGTGAGCCCTTCCCCATCGTTTGGGAGAACGGTGAGCACCGCTCCATTCCGGAGACGGAGCTGCCGCTGCTGCCGCCGACGCTGGAGGACTTCAAACCCACCGGCACGCCTGAGCCGCCGCTGTCCAAGGCCACCGACTGGGTGAAGTATTCTGAAACTGCCACGCGCGAGCTGAATACGATGCCTCAATGGGCCGGCTCCTGCTGGTACTATCTGCGTTATTGCGATGCGCAGAATAACCAACGATTCGTCAGCGAAGAGGCGGAGAAATACTGGATGGGCGGCGGCAAGCCCGGCGGTGTGGACCTTTACGTCGGAGGCACCGAGCATGCCGTGCTGCACCTGCTGTATGCGCGCTTCTGGCACAAGGTACTGTTTGACCTGGGCTACGTCAGCACACCGGAGCCCTTCCAGCGTCTGGTGAACCAGGGCCTCATCATGGGCGAGGACGGCCAGAAGATGTCCAAGAGCCGCGGCAACGTGGTGAACCCGGATGACGTCGTCAAAGAATACGGTGCCGATTCGCTGCGTCTGTATGAGATGTTCATGGGCCCGCTGGAGCAGGTGAAACCCTGGAGCATGAAGGGCGTGGAAGGCGTGTATCGTTTCCTGGCCCGCGTGTGGCGTCTGGTCATGGAGCAGAATGCTGAAGGCGAGTGGAGCGTATCCGCCGCCTTGCAGGATGTGCCTGCGGACAAGCAGGTGACCAAAGTCCTGCATGAGACCATCAAGAAATGCGGCGAGGACATTGAGAAGCTGAGCTTCAACACCGCCATCGCCCAGATGATGGTCTGCACAAATGCCTTCACGGGTGCAGCGGTGAAACCCGCCTCCGCCATCGTCACCTTCCTGAAAGTGCTTGGCCCCTTTGCCCCGCACCTCGCGGAAGAGCTGAATGCCCGCATCGCCAGCAAGTTCCCTGAGCTGGCCGTGAGCGGTCTGCTCAGCGACACCACCTGGCCTGTCTATGACCCGGCGGCCCTCATCGAAGACGAAGTCGAAATCGTCTTTCAGGTGAACGGCAAGCTGCGTGACAAAGCCCGCGTGGCCATCCAGGCCACCAAGGAGGAGATCGAAAAAATCGCCCTGGCCAGCCCGCGTGTGCAGGAGTTCATGGAAGGCAAGCCCGTCAAAAAGCTCATCGTCGTCCCCGGCAAGCTGGTGAACATTGTGGTTTGA
- a CDS encoding sigma-70 family RNA polymerase sigma factor — protein sequence MTSLEISDETLVQQVGQGDVRSFEKLYDRFSPRLFGLLRQMLEDEKEAEDVLQEGFLYLWDHASSYNPDRSRAFTWTVMIFRHKAIDRMRALGRRARVMESAACELAVLEPTAVTAGETVDMKERQKRVHTALNELPGEQRKLIEFAFLKGLTHHAIAESLNLPLGTVKTNIRRGLLRLRDLMKGGQS from the coding sequence ATGACTTCACTCGAAATCAGCGATGAAACCCTGGTCCAGCAGGTCGGCCAGGGGGATGTGCGCTCGTTCGAAAAGCTGTATGACCGCTTTTCTCCCCGGCTTTTTGGGCTGCTGAGGCAGATGCTGGAGGATGAAAAGGAGGCTGAAGATGTGCTCCAGGAGGGGTTCCTTTACCTCTGGGACCATGCGTCCAGTTATAATCCGGACCGCAGCCGCGCCTTTACCTGGACGGTGATGATTTTCCGCCACAAGGCCATTGACCGCATGCGGGCCCTGGGAAGACGGGCCCGGGTGATGGAATCCGCCGCGTGTGAGCTGGCCGTTTTAGAACCCACAGCGGTGACAGCCGGAGAGACAGTGGACATGAAGGAACGGCAAAAACGGGTGCACACTGCCCTGAATGAGCTGCCCGGGGAACAACGCAAGCTGATCGAATTTGCTTTTTTGAAGGGCCTCACGCATCATGCCATTGCCGAATCACTCAATCTACCTTTAGGCACCGTGAAAACGAACATCCGGCGCGGCCTCCTGCGGCTGCGCGATTTGATGAAAGGAGGGCAGTCCTAA
- a CDS encoding anti-sigma factor — protein MDEQHEELAALNALHALDDSEQSALEIEMARDSELSGLAFELDTVAATLAAAAPAVKPPANVKAALVAQVRARKATQKKESRKAAQPPRFYQGLTWGIAAVLAAGCFWLWTERSHLAMQVQAMSEVEEEARRKLIEVRDERDAAEAKNQSAAQQLARLQTELESARQSGQVAQEQLATLSEEIAQLRRKDAFAQMQIATLQSTVAAYKEGVAVVVWDSDKMQGVLKLEKMPPVETGKDYQLWVVDPKNPEPVPAGIVRVDAQGFASVDFKPAEVVSSAGKFALSIEREGGVPKNEGPIILIGP, from the coding sequence ATGGACGAACAACACGAAGAACTGGCCGCTCTGAATGCGCTGCATGCTCTGGATGATTCCGAGCAGAGCGCCCTGGAGATCGAGATGGCGCGCGACAGCGAATTGAGCGGCCTCGCCTTTGAACTGGACACCGTGGCCGCGACCCTGGCTGCCGCTGCGCCTGCCGTGAAGCCGCCGGCAAATGTCAAAGCGGCCCTGGTGGCCCAGGTGAGAGCCCGCAAAGCCACGCAGAAAAAAGAAAGCCGGAAGGCTGCCCAACCGCCCCGTTTTTATCAAGGGCTGACCTGGGGCATCGCGGCGGTGCTGGCCGCAGGCTGTTTCTGGCTTTGGACGGAGCGCAGCCACCTGGCCATGCAGGTCCAGGCCATGAGCGAGGTGGAAGAGGAAGCCCGGCGAAAGCTTATCGAGGTCCGCGATGAACGGGATGCCGCTGAGGCCAAAAATCAATCGGCGGCACAGCAACTGGCCAGGCTGCAAACGGAGCTGGAATCTGCCCGCCAGAGCGGCCAGGTGGCCCAGGAGCAACTGGCCACGCTGAGCGAGGAAATCGCCCAGCTGCGCCGCAAAGATGCCTTTGCCCAGATGCAAATCGCCACTCTGCAAAGCACCGTGGCCGCCTACAAAGAAGGCGTGGCCGTCGTCGTCTGGGACAGCGACAAAATGCAGGGCGTGCTGAAACTGGAAAAAATGCCGCCGGTGGAAACGGGCAAGGATTACCAGCTCTGGGTCGTGGATCCAAAGAATCCAGAGCCGGTGCCAGCAGGCATCGTCCGGGTGGATGCCCAGGGATTTGCCAGCGTGGATTTCAAACCTGCCGAAGTGGTCAGCAGCGCTGGCAAGTTTGCCCTCAGCATCGAGCGTGAAGGCGGCGTGCCCAAAAACGAAGGCCCGATCATCCTCATCGGCCCTTAG